The Daucus carota subsp. sativus chromosome 7, DH1 v3.0, whole genome shotgun sequence genome window below encodes:
- the LOC108194059 gene encoding microtubule-associated protein RP/EB family member 1C — MATNIGMMDGAYFVGRSEILSWINTTLQLNLSKVEEACSGAVHCQLMDAVHPGMVPMHKVNFDAKSEYEMIQNYKVLQDIFNKLKITKHIEVSKLVKGRPLDNLEFMQWMKRYCDSVSGGDKLHSYNPLERREPSKGGKDVSRKCAPSQASHKPAGVAPRTHNARKTEAHHTSVANQTAKVSKPAAKVEPEYEKQITELKLSVDGLEKERDFYFAKLRDIEILCQSPQIENLPVVEAVLKILYAADDDASVVEEAKAILCQQKKPRDILSPISEVVEDKENVDTLKRKSIVNVDVDAAATNKSSPRQRISDASDVNCSPAPLITF, encoded by the exons ATGGCGACGAACATAGGGATGATGGACGGTGCTTACTTCGTCGGTAGATCCGAGATCTTGTCGTGGATCAACACTACTCTTCAGCTCAATCTCTCCAAAGTCGAAGAG GCGTGTTCTGGTGCTGTGCACTGTCAATTGATGGATGCGGTTCATCCCGGGATGGTGCCGATGCATAAGGTTAATTTCGATGCGAAGAGCGAGTACGAGATGATTCAGAATTATAAAGTGCTGCAGGATATCTTCAATAAGCTCAAGATTACCAAG CACATTGAGGTGAGCAAGCTAGTGAAAGGAAGACCCTTGGATAATCTTGAATTCATGCAGTGGATGAAGCGATACTGTGATTCTGTAAGCGGGGGAGACAAACTACACAG CTACAATCCATTAGAGAGAAGAGAGCCCAGCAAAGGAGGCAAAGATGTTAGCAGGAAATGTGCGCCATCACAAGCTTCACATAAGCCTGCAGGAGTAGCACCTAGAACTCATAATGCTCGTAAAACTGAGGCCCATCATACAAGTGTAGCTAATCAAACAGCCAAGGTTTCTAAGCCTGCTGCAAAGGTTGAGCCTGAATATGAAAAACAG ATCACAGAATTAAAGCTATCAGTTGACGGTCTTGAGAAAGAAAGGGATTTCTACTTTGCTAAGCTTAGGGATATTGAGATCCTGTGTCAGTCTCCACAGATAGAGAACTTACCT GTTGTTGAAGCAGTATTAAAGATTCTGTATGCTGCAGACGATGATGCTTCGGTAGTGGAAGAAGCAAAGGCTATACTGTGTCAGCAAAAGAAGCCACGTGATATCTTGAGTCCTATATCTGAGGTTGTAGAAGATAAAGAGAACGTCGATACTCTGAAGAGGAAGAGCATTGTCAATGTTGATGTTGATGCAGCAGCCACCAACAAATCTTCTCCAAGGCAAAGAATTTCTGATGCTTCAGATGTCAACTGCAGTCCAGCTCCTCTTATCACTTTCTGA